In one window of Flavobacterium ginsengisoli DNA:
- a CDS encoding sterol desaturase family protein, whose translation MKNINFLAFAMPAFFLFLFLEYKLAQRRKRPEIFNYESSVSNISIGIAERLINLFVAASFYQLYYLIYDDYRIFDIPTNALVWFALILATDFVWYWYHRLGHEVNFFWAAHIVHHHSEEFNFTAAARITTFQAIIRTGFWCILPFIGFHPSMVITMLIVHGAYSFFTHTQLIGKIKWLEYVFVTPSVHGVHHASDEKYLDKNYGDMFTFWDRLFGTFQTEEEKPKYGLTHPLKSYSFLWQHFHYYFEIYELWKRSSGFKARWNAIFGSPADMDQDIRPTLEKRFLQDKTAPNQRLRFKNYLYIQLGFCTFILTIFTYYFDYLESYDKIFVLSLVIITLINCGALLEQRKWIYYLEYARLALISTYFLYEEDLIAFFFVPIAVMIFAEQLFSLSTIYQNTILQLETTE comes from the coding sequence ATGAAAAACATCAATTTTCTAGCATTTGCCATGCCGGCCTTTTTTCTTTTTTTGTTTTTGGAATATAAGCTTGCTCAACGCAGAAAAAGGCCTGAAATTTTTAATTATGAAAGTTCTGTTTCCAATATTTCCATCGGAATTGCAGAGCGTTTGATTAACTTATTTGTTGCGGCGAGTTTTTACCAATTGTATTATTTGATTTATGACGATTATAGAATATTTGATATTCCGACTAATGCTTTAGTTTGGTTTGCACTAATTCTAGCTACCGATTTTGTCTGGTATTGGTACCATCGATTAGGACACGAAGTCAATTTTTTCTGGGCTGCGCATATTGTGCATCATCATAGTGAAGAATTTAATTTTACAGCTGCAGCTAGAATTACGACATTTCAAGCCATTATTAGAACAGGATTTTGGTGTATTTTACCTTTTATTGGTTTTCATCCGAGCATGGTCATTACGATGTTAATTGTTCATGGTGCTTACTCTTTCTTCACACATACACAGCTTATTGGCAAAATAAAATGGCTAGAATATGTATTTGTAACACCTTCTGTTCACGGAGTGCATCATGCTTCTGACGAAAAATATCTAGATAAAAATTACGGCGATATGTTCACTTTTTGGGATCGTCTTTTTGGAACTTTCCAAACGGAAGAAGAAAAACCAAAATACGGATTGACGCATCCTTTGAAAAGCTACAGTTTCTTATGGCAACATTTTCATTATTACTTCGAAATCTACGAATTATGGAAACGCTCCAGTGGATTCAAAGCGAGATGGAATGCTATCTTCGGAAGTCCAGCCGATATGGATCAGGATATTCGACCAACTTTAGAAAAGCGTTTTCTTCAGGATAAAACAGCTCCAAACCAACGACTTCGGTTTAAGAATTACCTTTATATTCAATTAGGGTTTTGTACGTTTATTTTAACCATTTTCACTTATTATTTTGATTATTTAGAGAGCTACGATAAAATATTTGTGCTTTCGCTGGTCATTATAACTTTAATCAATTGTGGTGCTTTGTTAGAACAGCGAAAATGGATTTATTATCTAGAATATGCTCGTTTGGCCTTGATCTCAACTTATTTTCTATATGAAGAAGATTTAATCGCATTTTTCTTTGTTCCGATTGCTGTAATGATTTTTGCAGAGCAACTGTTTTCATTAAGTACGATTTATCAGAATACTATTTTACAGTTAGAAACAACAGAATAA
- a CDS encoding DUF6377 domain-containing protein: MRRILILLFFLGGFSLAAKENNPYLEELDQVLLKKDIYLKQKYRKIEALKKSVSKFTLSQNNEELYNCYMSLFDEYKSFKYDSAYYYLEQSKIKAKILKDPKFLSKSRIKEGFVLLSSGLFKEAIDTLNVIDDTKLDQRNKFEYYNIKARAYYDLADYNRDQRFNIHYVQQGNHFLKKALELIGTNTNEYWAAESLKRLKQQDWRGAEFAFSYWINNYNLPPDYYGIATSSLGYIYSERGYTKKAIQYLALAAIADVKNATKETVALRNLANELFKMGYLDKANEYINIAMDDATFYNARHRKIEISSILPIIEKAQLNNVKDKNDKLEKIIILLTILTVIIFVFLGIIFKQLKEKNKARKIMADSYLQLQEMNVSLSEANAIKEEYITYFIKATSAFINKIDHIQKSTAHKIITKKTDEVIASLKRYNVKEERENLFHQFDEIFLKLFPTFVTDFNKLFPNDHKCIVKKGELLNTELRIFALYRLGIQDSNQMAEFLELSVATIYTYKTRIKSKSDFKRYF, translated from the coding sequence ATGCGAAGAATATTGATCTTGCTTTTCTTCTTAGGAGGTTTTTCTCTTGCCGCGAAAGAGAACAATCCTTATTTAGAAGAATTAGATCAGGTTCTCTTGAAAAAAGACATTTACCTGAAACAGAAATATCGAAAAATAGAAGCTTTAAAGAAAAGCGTATCTAAATTTACTCTTAGTCAAAACAACGAAGAGCTTTATAATTGCTATATGTCATTGTTTGATGAATACAAATCTTTTAAGTACGACTCTGCATATTATTATTTAGAGCAGTCCAAAATCAAAGCTAAGATTCTAAAAGATCCAAAGTTTTTATCTAAAAGCCGAATCAAAGAAGGTTTTGTGCTTTTGTCTTCTGGACTTTTTAAAGAAGCAATTGACACGCTAAATGTTATAGACGATACCAAACTGGATCAAAGAAATAAATTTGAATATTATAACATAAAAGCTCGTGCTTACTACGATTTAGCCGATTATAACCGTGATCAGCGCTTTAATATTCATTATGTACAGCAAGGAAATCATTTCTTAAAAAAAGCACTAGAATTAATCGGAACCAACACCAATGAATATTGGGCTGCAGAAAGTTTGAAACGTCTAAAACAGCAAGACTGGCGCGGTGCCGAATTTGCTTTCAGTTATTGGATTAACAACTACAATCTTCCACCAGATTATTACGGAATTGCAACTTCGAGTCTCGGATATATTTATTCTGAACGGGGTTATACCAAAAAAGCCATTCAATATTTGGCTCTTGCCGCCATTGCCGATGTTAAAAATGCGACGAAAGAAACCGTTGCACTCCGAAATTTAGCCAATGAACTTTTTAAAATGGGGTATTTGGATAAAGCAAACGAGTATATCAATATTGCAATGGATGATGCTACGTTTTATAATGCAAGACATCGAAAAATTGAGATTTCATCGATTTTACCTATTATCGAAAAAGCGCAATTAAATAATGTAAAAGACAAAAATGACAAACTAGAGAAGATTATTATTCTTTTGACGATCTTAACGGTTATCATTTTCGTTTTCCTTGGCATAATTTTCAAACAATTAAAAGAAAAGAACAAAGCCAGAAAAATTATGGCCGATTCGTATTTGCAATTGCAGGAAATGAATGTGAGTTTGAGCGAAGCCAATGCCATTAAAGAAGAATATATTACCTATTTTATTAAAGCAACTTCGGCCTTTATTAATAAAATAGACCATATACAGAAAAGTACGGCGCATAAAATCATCACTAAAAAAACAGATGAAGTTATTGCGAGTTTAAAGCGTTATAATGTAAAAGAAGAACGCGAGAATCTGTTTCATCAGTTTGATGAAATTTTCTTGAAACTGTTCCCGACATTCGTAACAGATTTTAATAAATTATTTCCAAACGATCATAAATGCATTGTCAAAAAAGGCGAACTTTTAAATACCGAATTGCGAATTTTTGCTTTATACAGATTAGGAATCCAAGACAGCAATCAAATGGCCGAATTTCTTGAACTTTCTGTAGCTACAATTTATACGTACAAAACCAGAATTAAAAGTAAATCCGACTTTAAAAGATACTTTTGA